One window of Candidatus Deferrimicrobium sp. genomic DNA carries:
- a CDS encoding sigma-54 factor interaction domain-containing protein: protein MFQVGPFRIHFHHPMSGFSAGEEPTAPPGTASNLTDSVDAEPVSVPKRAGASTATVEAPFGLIGGSAHVRKLVVTIRRVAASDVPVLIEGETGSGKELVARGIYDASARRERPFIVVNCGAISPELIESELFGHEKGAFTGATAQRKGAFELANNGTIFLDDIGELPLSLQPKLLRVLEQKEIKRVGGNDLFLADVRILAATNRNLREEVARKSFRDDL, encoded by the coding sequence ATGTTCCAGGTGGGGCCGTTCCGGATCCACTTCCATCACCCCATGTCCGGGTTCTCCGCGGGGGAGGAGCCGACGGCCCCCCCGGGGACGGCGTCCAACCTTACCGATTCCGTCGATGCGGAACCGGTAAGCGTTCCGAAGCGGGCGGGTGCGTCTACGGCCACCGTCGAGGCGCCGTTCGGCCTGATCGGCGGGTCGGCCCATGTTCGGAAACTGGTCGTGACGATCCGCCGCGTCGCCGCGTCCGATGTGCCGGTCCTGATCGAGGGGGAAACGGGGAGCGGCAAGGAGCTGGTCGCCCGTGGAATCTACGACGCCTCCGCCCGGCGGGAGCGTCCGTTCATCGTCGTCAATTGCGGGGCGATCTCGCCCGAGCTCATCGAGAGCGAGCTGTTCGGACACGAGAAGGGGGCGTTCACCGGAGCCACCGCACAGCGGAAAGGGGCTTTCGAACTCGCCAACAATGGTACGATATTTCTCGATGATATCGGTGAGTTACCACTTTCACTTCAACCAAAGCTTTTACGTGTCCTCGAACAGAAAGAGATCAAGCGGGTCGGAGGGAACGACCTTTTCCTGGCCGACGTTCGGATCCTCGCCGCCACGAACCGGAACCTCCGGGAAGAGGTCGCCCGCAAGTCGTTCCGAGATGATCTGTGA
- a CDS encoding FHA domain-containing protein, giving the protein MIQGDPEGRLSVTISNGMTVEVRLGQKEVKIGRGHEADLQLPDPSVSRLHAKVFRVGRQYFLADLRSRNGAHVDG; this is encoded by the coding sequence ATGATCCAGGGCGATCCGGAGGGGAGGCTTTCCGTAACCATTTCGAACGGGATGACGGTAGAGGTGCGCCTAGGACAGAAGGAGGTCAAGATCGGCAGGGGGCACGAAGCCGACCTACAGCTGCCGGACCCGTCCGTTTCGCGGCTCCACGCGAAGGTCTTCCGCGTGGGCCGGCAATATTTTCTCGCGGACCTTCGCAGCCGCAACGGCGCGCACGTCGACGGCTAA
- a CDS encoding fibronectin type III domain-containing protein, with protein MTPGRLSHESCVACVFLRWIVPAIVILLAVAVSADPVGSEPATSTGVKVTMRVPFVRESIDEILALAPSRTRAVPGDRVIPFHRITRGPGATGQVGSPMTEPDLATPFFTSSPAPLAPALDSSFAGLGNPPHGQDVIPPDTMGAVGPNHLVSLLNSDFGVFNKTSGTVLKQISLQAFWESLGTTTGKPANFPFDPKILYDQHSGRFIAITLGGTSAPDSWVMVAVSSTSDPTGAWSKWAIDADKDNNVQQFNNSADFPGLGVDAFNLYITANMFSGTNVGQYSKVWVIPKAQLLAASLPDTITWFEFRNLPGFDFTMQPAQTFGTPGAEYFIFEGTADHLAVGWMDNISGTPVWHSPLQVPVTSYASMNTLPSAPQLETDVTISTSDTRLLNAVYRNGALWTVHTVQSPTSVKTEVAWYQINPVAGAVLAQGRISDPLRWYYYPSIGVNKDNFAAVGFSGSSIIEYAGGYYSLIQPSSGTAEPVALLKPGEALYSKILGGSENRWGDFSATVVDPGDDVTFWTLQEYAMTHDTFIDNSNNVVDRSRWGTWWGKFHPSDVLSPTGLTATADNAAQVTLHWTDQATNETGYVVERRVAAGGTFGVLTSPPLPPNTVTYADNVGLVAGTTYYYRVGAVGSTGTSYSVEVPVTIPGSPPSSGGGGGGGCLSITRTGGEESSATSLLSVGILLLPACALGLRRFFTPAGARRFDPAPSLLRNMEKSERAR; from the coding sequence ATGACCCCTGGAAGACTTTCCCATGAAAGTTGCGTGGCCTGCGTCTTCCTCCGATGGATCGTTCCCGCCATCGTGATCCTCCTCGCCGTCGCGGTGTCCGCAGATCCCGTGGGATCCGAGCCGGCGACGTCGACCGGAGTGAAAGTCACGATGAGGGTCCCGTTCGTCCGGGAGTCGATCGACGAGATCCTTGCTCTCGCCCCCTCGCGGACACGGGCGGTCCCCGGAGACCGGGTGATCCCCTTCCATCGAATTACAAGGGGACCCGGTGCAACAGGACAAGTCGGGTCGCCGATGACGGAGCCAGACCTTGCGACCCCATTTTTCACTTCATCTCCCGCCCCCCTGGCGCCGGCGCTCGACAGCAGCTTCGCCGGCCTGGGCAACCCTCCTCACGGCCAGGATGTGATCCCCCCCGACACGATGGGCGCGGTGGGCCCCAACCATCTCGTGAGTCTCCTGAACAGCGATTTCGGCGTGTTCAACAAAACTTCCGGGACGGTGCTGAAACAGATTTCCCTGCAGGCGTTCTGGGAATCCCTTGGGACCACGACGGGTAAACCGGCGAATTTCCCGTTCGACCCGAAAATCCTTTACGATCAGCACAGTGGGCGGTTCATCGCGATCACCCTTGGGGGAACGAGCGCCCCGGATTCCTGGGTCATGGTTGCCGTCTCCTCCACCTCCGATCCCACGGGAGCCTGGAGTAAATGGGCCATTGACGCGGACAAGGACAACAACGTGCAACAGTTCAACAACTCCGCGGATTTTCCGGGCCTGGGCGTGGACGCGTTCAACCTTTACATAACTGCAAACATGTTCAGCGGGACCAACGTAGGACAGTACAGCAAGGTGTGGGTCATCCCTAAAGCACAGTTGTTGGCGGCGTCGCTTCCCGACACCATCACGTGGTTCGAATTCCGCAATTTACCGGGATTCGATTTCACCATGCAACCTGCCCAAACCTTCGGAACCCCCGGTGCCGAGTACTTTATCTTCGAGGGAACGGCTGATCACCTGGCGGTGGGCTGGATGGACAACATCTCCGGCACCCCGGTCTGGCACTCCCCGTTGCAGGTCCCGGTGACCTCATATGCTTCGATGAATACCCTGCCGAGTGCCCCGCAACTCGAAACCGACGTTACGATCTCCACGTCGGACACCCGCCTCCTGAACGCGGTGTACCGGAACGGGGCCCTCTGGACCGTCCACACGGTGCAGAGCCCGACAAGTGTCAAGACGGAGGTCGCCTGGTATCAGATCAACCCCGTCGCCGGTGCGGTTCTGGCACAGGGACGAATCAGCGATCCTCTTCGCTGGTACTACTATCCCTCCATCGGGGTCAACAAGGACAACTTCGCGGCGGTCGGGTTCAGCGGCTCGTCGATCATCGAATACGCCGGGGGGTATTACTCCCTCATCCAGCCATCTTCCGGCACCGCGGAGCCGGTGGCGCTGCTGAAGCCGGGAGAAGCCCTCTACTCGAAAATCTTGGGCGGGTCCGAGAATCGATGGGGCGACTTCAGCGCCACGGTGGTAGACCCCGGCGACGACGTTACGTTCTGGACGTTGCAGGAATACGCGATGACGCACGACACCTTTATCGACAACAGCAACAATGTTGTGGACCGATCACGGTGGGGAACCTGGTGGGGAAAATTCCATCCCTCCGATGTCCTCTCGCCGACCGGGCTGACCGCCACAGCGGACAACGCCGCCCAGGTCACCCTCCACTGGACCGATCAGGCGACGAACGAAACCGGCTACGTCGTCGAACGGAGGGTCGCGGCGGGGGGAACATTCGGAGTCCTCACCTCTCCCCCACTGCCCCCGAACACCGTCACGTATGCGGACAACGTTGGGCTCGTTGCCGGTACAACGTACTATTATCGGGTTGGCGCGGTCGGTTCCACCGGCACGTCGTATTCCGTTGAAGTACCGGTCACGATCCCAGGTTCGCCCCCGTCCTCCGGAGGCGGCGGTGGCGGCGGATGTCTTTCCATCACCCGAACCGGAGGCGAGGAGTCGTCCGCAACGTCGCTCCTCTCCGTCGGGATCCTCCTCCTCCCCGCGTGCGCCCTCGGGTTGCGGCGATTTTTTACGCCGGCAGGTGCGAGGCGTTTCGATCCGGCACCCTCTTTGCTAAGGAATATGGAAAAATCCGAGAGGGCACGATGA